Proteins co-encoded in one Aspergillus luchuensis IFO 4308 DNA, chromosome 6, nearly complete sequence genomic window:
- the SHM1 gene encoding serine hydroxymethyltransferase (COG:E;~EggNog:ENOG410PFHX;~InterPro:IPR019798,IPR039429,IPR001085,IPR015424, IPR015421,IPR015422;~PFAM:PF00464;~go_function: GO:0003824 - catalytic activity [Evidence IEA];~go_function: GO:0004372 - glycine hydroxymethyltransferase activity [Evidence IEA];~go_function: GO:0030170 - pyridoxal phosphate binding [Evidence IEA];~go_process: GO:0019264 - glycine biosynthetic process from serine [Evidence IEA];~go_process: GO:0035999 - tetrahydrofolate interconversion [Evidence IEA]), producing the protein MLSRCGCQASRLIPRTASSAIRSTAIPLQLRPAVVAPLRLPGQGRSVSSSTREGQQTLLSAPLEESDPAIYDILQKEKKRQQHFINLIPSENFTSQAVLDALGSVMQNKYSEGYPGARYYGGNEHIDASERLCQQRALETFGLNPEEWGVNVQPLSGSPANLYAISAILNTHDRLMGLDLPHGGHLSHGYQTPTKKISFISKYFETLPYRLDESTGLIDYDALEKQALLYRPKLIIAGTSAYSRLIDYPRMRQIADAAGAYLLSDMAHISGLVAADVLPSPFAHSDVVTTTTHKSLRGPRGAMIFFRKGVRRTDKKGNPEMYDLEGPINASVFPGHQGGPHNHTITALAVALKQAQSPEFKTYQQTVLANAKALADRLGSPLSNGGLGYNIVSGGTDNHLVLVDLKNRGVDGARVERVLELCGVASNKNTVPGDKSALKPGGLRLGTPAMTTRGFQPEDFRRVADIVDRAVIITQKLDKAAKESAAAKGVKNPNTVKAFLEYVREGEEIPEIVLLRQEVEDWAGTFSLPWAKDE; encoded by the exons ATGTTGAGTCGCTGTGGATGTCAGGCCTCGCGCCTGATCCCGCGCACGGCAAGCTCCGCTATTCGGTCGACTGCCATCCCTCTCCAGCTTCGTCCTGCGGTGGTTGCTCCTTTGCGCCTGCCGGGACAAGGCCGCAGCGTGTCCTCCTCGACTCGTGAAGGACAGCAGACT CTGCTCTCCGCACCCCTCGAGGAGTCCGACCCCGCCATCTATGACATTCTCCAGAAG GAGAAAAAACGTCAGCAACATttcatcaacctcatccccTCCGAGAACTTCACATCACAAGCTGTCCTCGATGCGCTGGGCAGTGTCATGCAAA ATAAATACTCGGAGGGATACCCCGGTGCTAGATACTATGGTGGAAACGAGCACATTGACGCCTCTGAACGGCTATGCCAGCAGCGTGCGCTCGAGACCTTTGGCCTTAACCCCGAAGAATGGGGTGTGAACGTGCAAC CGCTGTCCGGCTCGCCCGCTAACCTCTACGCCATTTCCGCCATCCTCAACACCCACGATCGCTTGATGGGCCTGGACCTGCCCCATGGCGGTCACTTGTCCCACGGCTACCAGACCCCCACCAAGAAGATTTCGTTCATCTCGAAGTACTTCGAAACGCTGCCCTACCGGCTAGATGAGTCTACCGGTCTCATTGACTACGACGCCCTGGAGAAGCAGGCGCTTCTCTACCGCCCCaagctcatcatcgccggtaCCTCGGCCTACAGCCGCTTGATTGACTACCCTCGCATGCGCCAGATCGCAGACGCCGCCGGCGCATACTTGCTGAGCGACATGGCCCACATCTCCGGTCTCGTGGCTGCGGACGTCCTCCCGTCGCCCTTCGCCCACTCAGATGTGGTGACTACCACGACCCACAAGTCGCTGCGGGGACCCCGCGGcgcgatgatcttcttccgcaAGGGTGTCCGCCGGACGGACAAGAAGGGCAACCCGGAGATGTATGACCTGGAGGGCCCGATCAACGCGTCCGTGTTCCCAGGTCACCAGGGTGGCCCCCACAACCACACTATCACCGCCTTGGCTGTGGCGCTGAAGCAGGCGCAGTCGCCTGAGTTCAAGACCTACCAGCAGACAGTGCTGGCCAATGCGAAGGCCCTGGCAGACCGTCTTGGCAGCCCGCTTAGCAACGGAGGTCTGGGATACAACATCGTTTCTGGCGGCACCGACAACCACCTGGTGCTGGTGGACCTGAAGAACCGCGGGGTGGACGGCGCGCGCGTCGAGCGGGTGCTGGAGCTGTGCGGTGTGGCCAGCAACAAGAACACGGTGCCAGGTGACAAGTCGGCTCTGAAGCCCGGTGGTCTACGTCTGGGCACGCCGGCCATGACGACGCGAGGCTTCCAGCCGGAGGACTTCCGCCGCGTCGCAGACATTGTGGACCGGGCGGTGATCATCACACAGAAGCTGGACAAGGCAGCCAAGGAGAGCGCGGCTGCAAAGGGTGTGAAGAACCCGAACACCGTCAAGGCTTTCTTGGAATATGTGCGCGAGGGCGAGGAGATTCCGGAGATTGTGCTCCTGCGGCAGGAGGTGGAGGACTGGGCGGGAACATTTAGTCTGCCTTGGGCTAAGGATGAGTAG